CCTATGTTCATATGCCGACAGGGGATTACCGGCCTCTTCTCCGGTTCGATGATTAACAGGATAACCAGCTTCGAGGGGATCGCGGCGGAGGATCGGGCTTCGCCCGTCCGAAGCCGAGGGGTTAGGGGGGATGGGGCCCTCGTCCCGCGAAGCGGGATGGGGCAGCGATCCCCCCTCCCAGGATGATTTCCAATGCCAGATATTGACCGGATGCCCCGCGCTTCCCATCCCTATATAAGGAATCGGTTTCCCCACGCCAAAATCGATCGGAAATCCCAGCGCAACCGCATCTCGAAACCGAGTCACACCCGATTCGAGGGTGTCGCGGGTCGGATCATCCCAAGAGATTAGAAAGCCAACCTCTTTGCGGCTCACTAGAGAGCGAACAGTGATCTCCATTTTTTTCATCGAGGAAGCTCGGGGAGCGACTGAAACCTGCGACCCAAGCGGGATCTGAAAACCCGTCGCCGTCTGCCAGGCCGGGTCAAACGGATCATTCGGAATCTCACCCTCAAACGACTTCGCTGAAATCAGATCTCCCTCTTTTTGAAGTTTCTCCAGCAGGAGTTGTACCTCCGGATCCACCTTGGTTGGATGACACCCACCCAGCAGTAGTGATAAAAAAAGATTGCTGAGAATGATCCTAGATGCAAGGCGCCTGACAAAAAAGATCCGAGGCGTACTAGAAAGTACGTTGAGGGTTTTTTGAGGAAGGCAACGAAGCAGATGGGGCATTATCAGCAATCTTTTAAACAGCATTGGTTCTCTCCTTGGGCCGTAGATAAGTTGGTTCTTCGACCGTTGTTCGAAAAATCTCTTTTCCGTCCTCTCCAAAGGCGATGACCGTATCGTTATAGAGTGTGAACGGCTTGCCATGGACTATCGTCTCAAAGAGCTTCGGCCCCTCTTCAATGTCGTAACGAAAGACGATCTCCTGACTTCGGCGGAACAGTTGCAACACCGCCAACAGTTCGCGATCGGGCGCGAGATATCGGTCAACCGCCTCGTCGACACCCGGTCCAAACATTTGATGCAGGTAGTTTTTGGGGACCCAGCGCGGCGGAATGTAATAAATATTCGGTTCAGTGCCGAATTGCGGGTAGAGGGGCAAGGCAATCTTTGCCACCTTGATCAAGTAATACAACGGGTGTTGCCGATTTTCAGCCCAAGAGCCATCCGGCTGAACATCGACTAGTCCTTGCAGTCGGATCTGCCCGACACAGGCCGACATGCACCGGGTCTCCATCCGTTTTCCTTTCAGGAGTGGATCCTTCCCCTCAATCCGGGGATAACAGCCGATACATTTTTCGGTCACCCGAGTCTCGGCGTTGAACATCGGTTTCTTGTAGGGGCAGGCCTCCATGCATTTTCGGTAACCCCGGCACCGTTCCTGATCGACCAAAACGATTCCGTCTTCCGGTCTTTTGTAGATCGCCTTGCGCGGACAGGCGGCAAGACAGGCGGGATAGGTGCAATGATTGCAGATCCGCTGGAGATAAAAGAACCATGCCTTATGTTCGGGAAGAGAAACCCCCTCCCCTGAAAGGCCTAACGAACCACCTGAATTGTATTTTGTGGAGGTATCTTCGTACAGATTGGGGGCCTTCCACTCCCGATCCTCCGGAAGATACCCCAAGACCCGTTCGCCATGAGGAGCCGCCTCGAAGATTGTCTTTTGTCCTTCCGGATCCGCTTTCGCGAGCATCGCAAGAAGTTTGACGTCCCAATTGCGCGGGTAGCCGCCGTACGGTTTGGTTTCGACGTTGTTCCACCACATGTACTCTTGCCCCTTGGAAAAGGTCCACGTCGACTTGCAGGCCATCGAGCAGGTTTGGCAAGCGATACAGCGGTTGATGTTAAAGACGGCAGCAAATTGCCGCTTGGGATGGGCCTCCTCATACGGGAAATCCATCTCCCGGCCTATCTGCCAGTTGTAGACTTTAGCCATGGCGCACCTCGTCGATGATGTTTTTCACAAATGTCTCTCCCTTCTTCTGAAGGATGTCGTATGTCCCCCGATAATAAGGCTCGTGGAAGAGGGCGAGGATCTCGTCATCCGCCCAGCCGATCATCATGTATTCCTCAATGAAGGTCCGTGCCATTTCACGGTAGAAACTGTTGTCCGCCGGCACGTCGAAAAATGCCTGCACAATCTCAAGGGGGTCGTCTGATTCGACCTCAGATTTTTTTGACAAATCCGCCATTCAAATACCTCCGCATTTCAACGTTCTCATCGCCCGGTGTGCGACCGGTCGTTGCCCCTTCCCATTTTCCATGTCCCCCCAAGCCGCCGTCCTCCGCCTTGACGACCCGGACAAGTGTCTCCTTCGGGACGGTATTGATCATGTGGTTGTCCGCCTCGCCCCCGAACAAAAACCGCTGTCCGATCTTTGCCTTGTGAAAAAGCGTGTCTGTCTGATGCATCGGCATCGCCCACTCGCGCGTGATGCTCTGCTGAGAGCCATAGCGAAAATTCGCCTGATAACCGGTCTCCGAGAGGGCACGGCCGTCCGGTCGAGACTCATGCGCCTTGACCGTCTTTTCCGTCGCGATCCAGGTTCCATGCTTGATCATCACCACATGGTACGGATAGGCCGGGTTGTATTTCGCGCGAAGCATCAGCCGGGCGACCTTGTAAAACGGATCGTCCGGTTTCCAACCGATGTACGGTCGGTCAGCCGGGTTCGCATCGACATAGACATAATCGCCGTCGCTGATCCCAAGATCCTTCGCCGCCTGCGGGTTGATGTGAATCTGGTGATCCGCCGCATCCGGTTGTCGTTTGTCCTCCCGCAACTGGTCGGCAAAATTACTCGCCCAAACCCGGTTCCAAGTGACGTTCGACCACTGTGAATGGACGGTATGCCGGGTCTTCGGAGTCACACAGTAAAAATGAAAACCCTGTTTCCAGAGAGGATTGACAGTCGCCTTCACTTGTTGCCAAGGCAATTTGATATTCCGGACATGCCGCGCCTCCGCATCCATCTCATCGGGCGACAATCCGTAATTTTCGGGACGGA
This portion of the Deltaproteobacteria bacterium genome encodes:
- a CDS encoding c-type cytochrome, translating into MLFKRLLIMPHLLRCLPQKTLNVLSSTPRIFFVRRLASRIILSNLFLSLLLGGCHPTKVDPEVQLLLEKLQKEGDLISAKSFEGEIPNDPFDPAWQTATGFQIPLGSQVSVAPRASSMKKMEITVRSLVSRKEVGFLISWDDPTRDTLESGVTRFRDAVALGFPIDFGVGKPIPYIGMGSAGHPVNIWHWKSSWEGGSLPHPASRDEGPIPPNPSASDGRSPILRRDPLEAGYPVNHRTGEEAGNPLSAYEHRSPVENLVSEGFGTLTSVSSKQLNGKGIWKDGRWSVVLKRSRSVQETAVDLSSSKGGVIPITFAVWDGSGGERNGMKGLSRWRFLKLEGESVHKDYLQSFMIGPIPGADPEHGKQLTAEMGCNLCHNFPNQAAMNDVGPDLSYAGLIHRAEYLLESVKNPSAVVVPAPGYFDPKTLTSTMPSFEGQVAEQDFKDLAEYLRRLQ
- a CDS encoding nitrate oxidoreductase subunit beta, with the protein product MAKVYNWQIGREMDFPYEEAHPKRQFAAVFNINRCIACQTCSMACKSTWTFSKGQEYMWWNNVETKPYGGYPRNWDVKLLAMLAKADPEGQKTIFEAAPHGERVLGYLPEDREWKAPNLYEDTSTKYNSGGSLGLSGEGVSLPEHKAWFFYLQRICNHCTYPACLAACPRKAIYKRPEDGIVLVDQERCRGYRKCMEACPYKKPMFNAETRVTEKCIGCYPRIEGKDPLLKGKRMETRCMSACVGQIRLQGLVDVQPDGSWAENRQHPLYYLIKVAKIALPLYPQFGTEPNIYYIPPRWVPKNYLHQMFGPGVDEAVDRYLAPDRELLAVLQLFRRSQEIVFRYDIEEGPKLFETIVHGKPFTLYNDTVIAFGEDGKEIFRTTVEEPTYLRPKERTNAV